A single region of the Leishmania panamensis strain MHOM/PA/94/PSC-1 chromosome 23 sequence genome encodes:
- a CDS encoding hypothetical protein (TriTrypDB/GeneDB-style sysID: LpmP.23.1610), giving the protein MADTAATAGDRLPPVVSPLCNNVRLFSAPEAWSPLVTGSNGSLAPLHGGADQSMRETPGSAPATLGRDLPSTESATPASGQHLGPNPITPSIDSLDNLPGLPPLAAAAQHGGGCPQPECRFHNREVSIAEEEELRDLRLLLNAQSSRLRRHSSAATLTPKEARVLSESPTFLLSSPSKRPAATAPAAVTAIAIQQKARTAADAKRAAPPREGCRRCAPADCATTAAANLRASIPVPITELCMQSVRSGALYARCPNGGCLGGDDSDLIGKPHIKEGSPARSRLDDSEEALLTALEKESAVREARLDRLNRDIRKNLAEPSRSSAGHIYPPPPPVMEATSDAEVHERAMAAEDFAKSLTQRRQHTEERNRRQRQRGRPHTSRSPLMCPAVTTDSNTAFSTVAFLNAQCGDSADGEGADGGEADAVNGHSMSHVGNSGQLRPPRASCNNQDPRETSEMSMTSLALGRMSMRSCSAAKVTDSALAIMEMLANRPDVPLPSPAETASVRRGDVLSSKHILKRDLEEALQSRQGSTGMIAGAPFFRIVPKLNIAGVAQANASAVRTIVNELRRAHVEGPIIWVNLREEPLVYINDNSYIVRERADPLKPIIIPNVTGLSIESVERKLKQEVLQEAYENGGNVSVHLENRGGSMEDQWVSANRSEVLTLAEVFHRLEKETNHQVMYFRRPITQNIGPQPEDFDFVLDACLEEPKAVFVFSCQSGRGRTSSMMQIANIVRFYQLCVKDVTVDLRVLREKVSAPSYRTIQKLVSLFPDGKLHERRLMILMELADKVYSMADHINEAFSGMDGAPEVAKMRLQVYALFLVFSYYCEQRLWNYSTHAPFAQWLNENPEMKLLIASVREKLGDQLQLERVASPFASGPEADALRAIRHRRGNVLSTGRILCSLPVSNHSRSEVIALRQLAPGVPVLTCGRVGEVGRDQLVCDIRGTFPHVRSIHWISLRAEPMVLINDVTYTLSDYDASHDSAEHGTTMHASVQAMEQIEDRLRRDVLLEAQDNGGFIILHRLTTAGEREVLRVKVVSVRTPRSTMEEFVEATGVCYTRIPMPFSGQLLASDVDPLFHYLSKVDISQHDAIVINDSAGTTRTTVALNILTLFRASRLGNLRSLQTTEEVATLLRAGSTDRLIGDAQVAARADVAPEEIPEHHVELLLASTICQMLTAGSLLRTVDAVISLGGRGQRWNILHALDLLKKRIGVLGNNKPQCIVDALHGLRCYLLVLLSCLYLDAQKGEGFTIGELLFSDWVTAHAEVSNIIEHLEDRGEAALKYVAVDNLMKADLSRRSGNVLTANFCLKADHFPGCQKKGLRPALCGAPNFRKVDFVNVYGVAIPTLMGIHNVLSLLGASSEPLQAYQGQSNDSELYLGFAAPRLFEPAFKPEGLQCPLRGSVVWVNLREEPILYVGDRPFVFRDLAAPYVNVELTGIQTEKVELVEYELKRDVLMEAAQYDGKFLVHDEGNPGELVGVWELASEETVKTLREVYDELLVKEFRCQMLRLPVTDEQSPEVRDFDLLVGALLPRIAKHLDRRETLSFVFNCQMGRGRTTTGMVICCLLIGLVTPEYYDELYNAYRGFLYAGAESDLGRGEYSVIVQLKRVLTQGRTAKHQVDLVLEVCSKMQNLRTAIEAFAIAASSPDTVESDRARAHHAGVHYLKRYFNLIVFAAYLQEEYDRMLKRMRRSFTDWMSTHPEIFTLLDSCVLK; this is encoded by the coding sequence ATGgctgacaccgccgccactgcgggTGACCGCCTTCCACCTGTCGTGTCGCCCCTGTGTAACAATGTGCGGCTCTTCTCAGCGCCGGAGGCATGGTCCCCACTGGTCACAGGTAGCAATGGTTCTCTCGCACCCCTGCACGGTGGAGCTGACCAGAGCATGAGAGAGACGCCAGGAAGTGCACCAGCTACCCTCGGCAGAGACTTGCCATCCACAGAGTCTGCAACGCCGGCTTCCGGGCAACATCTCGGGCCTAACCCTATTACCCCCTCGATCGACTCGCTGGACAACTTACCTGGGTTGCCACctctcgccgccgctgcgcaacATGGCGGTGGATGTCCGCAGCCAGAATGCCGCTTCCACAACCGAGAGGTGTCAATAgccgaagaggaagagctgcgcgACTTGAGGCTGCTACTGAACGCACAATCGTCGCGCCTGCGGCGCCACTCTTCTGCAGCGACGTTGACTCCCAAAGAGGCACGTGTGCTGTCGGAGAGCCCGacctttctcctttccagCCCATCCAAGCgaccagcagcaactgcccctgctgccgtGACGGCGATAGCCATCCAGCAAAAGGCTCGCACTGCGGCCGATGCCAAAAgggctgcgccacctcgcgAGGGCTGCAGAAGGTGCGCACCAGCTGATTGTGCTACGACGGCCGCGGCGAATCTGCGCGCCTCTATCCCTGTGCCGATCACCGAGCTGTGTATGCAGTCAGTGCGCAGCGGAGCCCTCTACGCGCGCTGTCCCAACGGGGGCTGcctcggcggcgacgacagcgacttGATTGGGAAGCCGCACATTAAAGAGGGTTCTCCGGCGCGGTCTCGACtcgacgacagcgaggaggcgtTGCTCACCGCACTGGAAAAGGAGTCGGCAGTGCGCGAAGCCCGGCTGGACCGCCTCAACAGAGATATTCGCAAGAACTTGGCGGAACCGTCGCGGAGCTCAGCTGGCCATATCTACCCCCCGCCGCCCCCAGTCATGGAGGCCACCTCCGACGCAGAGGTTCACGAGCGTGCGATGGCAGCCGAAGACTTCGCGAAGAGCCTAACGCAGCGTCGTCAGCACACAGAGGAGCGTAATCGgcgtcagcggcagaggGGGCGGCCGCACACATCACGCTCGCCCCTGATGTGCCCAGCGGTGACCACTGACAGCAACACCGCCTTCTCAACCGTAGCTTTTTTGAACGCGCAGTGCGGAGACAGTGCTGACGGTGAGggcgctgacggcggcgaagcGGACGCGGTCAACGGCCACAGCATGTCGCACGTGGGCAACAGCGGCCAGCTACGCCCTCCGCGGGCTTCCTGCAATAATCAGGATCCCCGAGAGACAAGCGAGATGTCTATGACGAGTCTGGCGCTGGGTCGCATGTCCATGCGTTCGTGTAGTGCGGCCAAGGTGACGGACAGCGCGCTGGCAATTATGGAGATGCTGGCGAACCGTCCAGATGTCCCGCTTCCGTCCCCGGCGGAGACAGCCAGTGTGCGTCGTGGCGACGTGCTTTCCTCGAAACACATTCTCAAGCGTGACTTGGAGGAGGCACTGCAATCGCGGCAGGGTTCAACTGGCATGATTGCTGGGGCGCCGTTCTTCCGTATTGTGCCGAAGCTGAACATCGCAGGTGTTGCCCAGGCAAACGCGAGTGCGGTGCGCACGATTGTGAatgagctgcgccgcgcgcacGTTGAGGGTCCCATCATCTGGGTGAACCTGCGCGAGGAGCCACTTGTCTACATCAACGATAACTCCTACATTGTCCGCGAGCGCGCCGATCCGCTGAAGCCTATCATCATCCCCAACGTGACTGGGCTAAGCATCGAGTCCGTTGAGCGCAAACTCaagcaggaggtgctgcaggaggcgtaCGAGAATGGCGGCAACGTCAGTGTGCACCTTGAGAACCGTGGCGGTAGCATGGAAGACCAATGGGTGTCCGCCAACCGCAGCGAGGTACTGACGCTGGCCGAGGTCTTCCATCGcctggagaaggagacgaACCACCAAGTCATGTACTTCCGCCGACCCATCACGCAGAATATTGGGCCGCAGCCAGAGGACTTCGACTTCGTGCTGGATGCGTGCCTCGAGGAGCCGAAGGCGGTGTTCGTTTTCAGTTGCCAGTCCGGTCGCGGCCGCACGAGCTCGATGATGCAGATAGCCAACATCGTCCGCTTCTACCAGCTCTGCGTAAAGGATGTGACGGTTGatctgcgtgtgctgcgcgaaAAGGTGAGCGCGCCGTCGTACCGCACGATCCAGAAGCTGGTGTCGCTGTTCCCTGACGGCAAACTACACGAGCGCCGCCTCATGATCCTCATGGAGCTTGCCGACAAGGTGTACTCCATGGCGGATCACATCAACGAGGCCTTCTCTGGCATGGATGGAGCCCCGGAGGTGGCGAAGATGCGACTGCAGGTGTATGCTCTCTTTTTGGTCTTCTCCTACTACTGCGAGCAGCGGTTGTGGAACTACTCGACGCACGCGCCCTTTGCTCAGTGGCTGAACGAGAACCCCGAAATGAAGCTTCTCATCGCCAGTGTGCGGGAGAAGCTCGGTGACCAGCTCCAGCTGGAGCGGGTGGCCTCTCCGTTCGCAAGCGGCCCCGAGGCCGACGCGCTGCGCGCGatccgccaccgccgcggtaACGTACTGAGCACCGGCCGCATCCTGTGCAGCCTGCCGGTGAGCAACCATTCCCGCTCTGAGGTTATTGCCTTGCGTCAGCTCGCGCCGGGAGTCCCAGTGCTGACGTGTGGCCGTGTTGGAGAAGTGGGGCGCGATCAACTTGTGTGTGACATCCGTGGCACGTTCCCGCACGTGCGCTCCATACACTGGATCAGCTTGCGCGCCGAGCCGATGGTACTGATCAACGACGTGACCTACACGCTCTCCGACTACGATGCTTCCCACGATTCGGCCGAGCACGGCACGACGATGCACGCGTCCGTGCAGGCGATGGAGCAGATCGAGGATCGTCTTCGGCGAgatgtgctgctggaggcgcaaGACAACGGCGGCTTCATCATCTTACACCGTTTGACGACAGCGGGTGAGcgggaggtgctgcgcgtcaAGGTCGTCTCCGTGCGTACCCCACGCAGCACGATGGAGGAGTTTGTCGAGGCAACGGGCGTCTGCTATACCCGCATTCCGATGCCCTTCTCtgggcagctgctggcgagcgACGTCGACCCCCTCTTCCACTACCTGTCCAAGGTAGACATCAGCCAACACGACGCTATCGTTATCAACGATTCAGCCGGCACGACGCGCACCACCGTGGCACTTAACATCCTGACGCTGTTCCGCGCTAGCCGACTTGGAAACCTGCGCTCGCTACAAACGActgaggaggtggcgacATTGCTGCGCGCCGGCTCCACGGACCGACTCATCGGAGAcgcgcaggtggcggccaGGGCGGACGTGGCCCCGGAGGAGATCCCGGAGCACCACGTGGAGCTGCTTCTCGCCTCGACCATCTGCCAGATGCTGACAGCCGGCAGCCTCCTTCGCACGGTGGACGCCGTTATCTCGCTTGGCGGCCGTGGTCAGCGCTGGAACATCTTGCATGCGCTTGACTTACTCAAGAAGCGCATTGGGGTGCTCGGTAACAACAAGCCCCAGTGCATCGTGGATGCTCTGCATGGCCTCCGTTGCTACTTGCTTGTGCTACTTTCCTGCCTGTACCTCGATGcgcagaagggggagggcttCACGATCGGGGAGCTGCTCTTTAGTGACTGGGTCACTGCCCACGCGGAGGTGTCGAACATCATCGAGCACCTCGAGGAccgcggcgaggcggcactCAAGTACGTGGCGGTCGACAACCTCATGAAGGCCGATCTCTCGCGCCGCTCCGGTAACGTCCTTACGGCCAACTTCTGCCTGAAAGCCGACCACTTCCCGGGCTGCCAGAAGAAGGGACTGCGGCCAGCTTTGTGCGGCGCACCAAATTTCCGTAAGGTCGATTTTGTGAACGTCTACGGCGTCGCCATCCCGACTCTCATGGGCATTCACAATGTGCTCTCACTACTGGGCGCCTCGAGCGAACCCCTGCAGGCGTATCAAGGGCAGAGCAACGACTCGGAGCTGTACCTTGGCTTCGCGGCACCGCGACTCTTCGAACCAGCCTTCAAGCCGGAGGGACTGCAGTGCCCACTGCGCGGCTCTGTGGTGTGGGTGAACTTGCGTGAAGAGCCCATCCTGTATGTTGGCGACCGGCCCTTTGTCTTTCGCGACTTGGCGGCCCCGTACGTGAATGTGGAGCTGACAGGCATCCAGACCGAAAAGGTCGAACTGGTGGAGTACGAGCTGAAGCGTGACGTGCtcatggaggcggcgcagtacGACGGCAAGTTCCTCGTCCACGACGAGGGCAACCCGGGCGAGCTCGTCGGCGTGTGGGAGCTGGCGAGCGAGGAGACTGTGAAGACGCTGCGCGAGGTCTACGATGAGCTGCTGGTGAAGGAGTTCCGGTGCCAAATGCTTCGGCTGCCGGTAACGGACGAGCAGAGCCCGGAGGTTCGCGACTTCGACCTTCTCGTCGGTGCCCTTCTCCCGCGCATCGCCAAGCACCTGGACCGCCGTGAGACACTCTCGTTCGTTTTCAATTGCCAGATGGGCCGTGGCCGCACCACGACGGGCATGGTCATCTGCTGTCTCCTCATCGGCCTCGTAACCCCGGAGTACTACGACGAGCTGTACAATGCTTACCGCGGCTTCCTCTACGCAGGCGCGGAGTCGGACCTCGGCCGCGGCGAGTACTCCGTCATTGTGCAACTGAAGCGCGTGCTGACGCAGGGCCGCACCGCCAAGCATCAAGTCGACCTCGTACTCGAGGTGTGCTCGAAGATGCAGAACTTGCGCACTGCCATTGAGGCTTTTGCGATcgccgcctcgtcgccgGACACCGTCGAATCGGACCGCGCTCGCGCGCATCATGCTGGTGTGCATTACCTGAAGCGCTACTTCAACCTCATTGTCTTTGCCGCGTATTTGCAGGAGGAGTACGACCGCATGTTGAAGCGCATGCGGCGCTCCTTCACTGACTGGATGTCGACCCACCCGGAGATTTTCACGCTGCTCGACTCGTGCGTTCTCAAGTAA
- a CDS encoding hypothetical protein (TriTrypDB/GeneDB-style sysID: LpmP.23.1630) has protein sequence MADLPFQWDDGNFISPFEAASEADMEAFAEWLTACYLSSIVHNSSTSSRNRADQLCAVPWPYEMRLTDLGCGDATAVLSLAQHLRKNWCDLQSTTDDAPPPDHAVPLHIIVTGIDLDDALLDTAAANASVFSVTVASPSSLPVSIETHILSQDLRTIDVDVHFPRCVQGGADSFYPSTRPPYVLYMYLLPDALALLREKLVDILERGWVVASNRWPIPGLEASLQACAGHVHIYSRTAP, from the coding sequence ATGGCCGATCTACCATTTCAGTGGGACGATGGCAATTTTATCTCCCCTTTTGAGGCTGCCAGCGAGGCGGATATGGAGGCATTCGCGGAGTGGCTCACTGCGTGCTACCTCAGCTCGATTGTACATAATTCCTCCACTTCTTCTCGTAACCGCGCCGATCAGCTCTGTGCCGTCCCCTGGCCATATGAAATGCGGCTTACAGACCTCGGGTGTGGTGACGCCACAGCGGTGCTTTCTTTGGCTCAGCACCTCCGCAAAAACTGGTGCGATCTGCAAAGCACCACTGACGATGCTCCGCCGCCGGACCACGCGGTCCCGTTGCACATCATTGTGACAGGCATTGATCTGGATGATGCACTTCTGGATACCGCAGCGGCGAATGCGTCTGTCTTCTCTGTCACAGtcgcctcgccgtcgtcgttgcCGGTGTCGATAGAGACACACATTCTTTCTCAGGACCTCCGCACTATAGATGTGGATGTGCACTTTCCCCGCTGTGTGCAGGGCGGCGCCGACTCTTTCTACCCCTCAACCCGCCCTCCCTACGTGCTCTACATGTACCTCCTGCCCGACGCACTCGCTCTGCTGCGGGAGAAGCTGGTAGACATCCTGGAGCGTGGTTGGGTTGTTGCATCGAACCGCTGGCCCATCCCAGGGCTCGAAGCCTCCCTGCAGGCCTGTGCTGGGCACGTGCACATTTACTCCCGCACGGCACCATAG
- a CDS encoding hypothetical protein (TriTrypDB/GeneDB-style sysID: LpmP.23.1620), with translation MASAAYYKKQQAQQHLANSEVQSITETLVAAVAQSRTRSPLRALLQTLDRMEGEGAESTPAAATTAPPLVTPCLILLAGLPGCGKSVQASHIAAFLGGVPCAVPSLVQDALNGGRLPGSKDVYVPQSLQVELRAAKKALAQHVASLPPDLVVRLIVNRMQYETRQRQAAAGTGFTPGEQLPSSKVFFVLDGYPSTIAEALALEAAAGQEISVVITLRCSTDCLQARHRSPVPPACHASLSIFEEYWSAQHKLRVVDGAQSIAAVTRRVLAVLQEE, from the coding sequence ATGGCGTCAGCAGCCTACTacaagaagcagcaggcgcagcagcatctcgcCAACAGTGAGGTGCAGTCCATCACGGAAACGTTGgtcgcggcagtggcgcagtCCCGCACTCGAAGCCCCCTGCGCGCTCTGCTTCAGACACTAGACCGtatggagggagagggggcggagtCGACACCTGCGGCCGCTACTACGGCACCACCTCTCGTCACCCCGTGCCTCATCCTTCTCGCCGGTCTGCCTGGCTGCGGTAAGTCTGTCCAGGCTTCGCACATCGCCGCCTTCCTTGGCGGTGTTCCCTGCGCCGTGCCGTCGTTGGTCCAGGATGCGTTGAACGGTGGCCGGCTTCCCGGTTCGAAGGACGTGTACGTTCCTCAGTCCCTCCAAGTGGAGCTGAGGGCAGCCAAGAAGGCGCTCGCACAGCACGTGGCCTCGCTGCCACCCGATCTCGTGGTGCGACTCATCGTGAATCGCATGCAGTACGAGACTCGTCAGCGCCAAGCTGCGGCTGGCACTGGGTTTACGCCAGGGGAGCAACTTCCCTCGTCGAAGGTGTTCTTCGTACTCGACGGCTATCCCTCTACCATCGCCGAGGCCCTGGCTctcgaggcggcggcggggcaggAGATTTCGGTAGTGATTACCCTACGCTGCTCCACCGACTGTCTGCAGGCGCGTCACCGCTCTCCTGTCCCTCCTGCTTGCCATGCCTCCCTTAGCATCTTTGAGGAGTACTGGAGCGCGCAGCACAAGCTACGGGTCGTGGACGGCGCACAgagcatcgctgccgtcacaCGGCGGGTGCTAGCCGTCCTGCAGGAGGAGTAA